A segment of the Asinibacterium sp. OR53 genome:
TACCTGTCGCCCACAGTGCTGAGTGGACTAATGAACTCTTTGCCCAGCGCATGTGTTTGATCGGAATAAACATTGATCTTCTGGTTCATGCCGCCTACGAACTGCAGCATACTTTCGTTTTTCATCCCATCTGTCTTGGCAGCCTTGATCTCTTCCCGGATTTTATGCGGATCGGTACTGTAATAGTAGTCGGATAAAGCTTCTGTCAGGTAAATGGGCAAGAATGGTTTTTTCTCCGTGATGCTATCGATATTATCCAGTATAAAGGCGAAAGGTTTGAGTAGTTTTTTGTCGGCGAAATAACGGCGATCTACATTATTAAGGTCGATCTCCATTTTATTATAGAGTTCATAAGCATAGCTCTGGTACTGGTAAGGGTTGTTCTTTGCTTTATGGGCAACGATGTTTTTCCACCAGCGAAGTCCTTTGTTGAACTTGGACCTGACTTCCACCGAGCTGCCGGTTTTCAGTTGGTGTAAGGACAATATCAACAACGAACTGTCTTTGCTGTGGCCATTGATGATCTTGTGAAGCTCATCGAACCCCACATAACTAACGGCAAGGGTATCCGGGTGAAAGGGGCTGTGTTTGATGGTGAAATTGCCGGCGCTGTCGCTAACAACCCCGAAACCGGCTTTTTTCCAGAATATACTGGCAAATGGAACAGGTTCTTTGGTGAAATTGTTCATTACCCGCCCTCTGATCGTGGGTGTATGCAGATCCTGGGACCACAAAATGGTGCAGGTTAGCAGGGTACAAAAGCAAGCCATTGCTTTGTAGAAAAAGCCAATTTTCGTCACGTCGGGGGGTATACGGGGGTTATCTAATCTCGGTCAACCGGGATATAGGATCTACTAGCAATTAAGAACAAATTAAGGATTTTTTCCGGAAAAAACCATATGTGACAAAACCCTGCATATCTGGCTGACAATTTTGCATTTTAAGCTTGATGGCATGGTCATTGACCAGAATAAAGCGATTATTAATCCGAAATTCATAAAGACATGGGTAAGATAATAGGAATTGACCTTGGAACAACCAATAGTTGTGTGGCCGTTATGGAAGGTAACGAGCCCGTAGTGATAGCCAATGACGAAGGGCGTAGGACTACCCCTTCCGTAGTGGCATTTTTGAAGAATGGAGAGCGTAAAGTAGGGGATCCTGCCAAGCGCCAGGCCATTACCAACCCCCAGCATACCATCACCAGCGTGAAGCGTTTCATGGGGCGCCGGCACGACGAAGTGACCGAAGAAATCAGTCACTGGAGTTATAAAGTGGCAAAAGGTGACAATAATACCGTTCGCGTGGCTATTGAAGACCGTTTGTATACTCCCCAGGAGATCTCTGCCATGATCCTTCAGAAAATGAAGAAAACGGCGGAAGATTATCTCGGACAGGAGGTGACCGAAGCGGTGATCACCGTTCCGGCTTATTTTAACGATGCACAGCGTCAGGCTACCAAAGAAGCAGGTGAGATCGCTGGTCTGAATGTACGCCGTATTGTGAATGAACCTACAGCGGCTGCACTGGCTTATGGCCTCGATAAAAAACATGCCGATCAGAAGATCGCCGTGTTCGACCTGGGTGGTGGTACTTTCGATATTTCCATCCTGGAACTGGGTGATGGCGTTTTTGAAGTGAAATCAACCAATGGTGATACGCACCTGGGTGGTGACGACTTCGACAAAGTGATCATGGACTGGCTGGCTGATGAGTTCAAAAGCCAGGAAGCCATCGACCTGCGCAAAGACCCGATGGCCCTGCAGCGTTTGAAAGAAGCTGCTGAAAAAGCGAAGATCGAGTTAAGCTCTTCTGCAGAAACAGAGATTAACCTGCCTTATATCACAGCGGTAGACGGCGTGCCCAAGCACCTGGTGCTGAAGCTGAGCCGTGCCAAATTCGAGCAACTGGCAGACAACCTGTTTGCCCGCTGCCTGAAACCTTGTGAAGCGGCATTGAAAGATGCAGGCTACAGCACTTCACAGATCGATGAAGTGATCCTGGTGGGTGGTTCTACCCGTATCCCTAAAGTGCAGGAGATCGTAGAAAAATTCTTTGGTAAGAAACCCAATAAAGGCGTAAACCCCGATGAAGTAGTAGCCGTAGGTGCTGCTATCCAGGGTGCGGTATTAACAGGTGAAGTGAAAGATGTATTGCTGCTCGACGTTACGCCGCTTGGTTTGGGTATCGAAACCATGGGTAGTGTAATGACGGTGATGATTCCTTCTAATACTACCATCCCTACCAAGAAAACAGAAATATTCTCTACCGCCAGCGATAACCAGCCTGGCGTACAGATCCACGTATTGCAGGGAGAGCGCCCCATGGCCAACCAGAACAAGAGCCTGGGTATCTTCAACCTTGATGGTATTCCACCGGCTCCGAGGGGTGTGCCCCAGATCGAAGTAACTTTCGATATCGATGCCAACGGTCTGTTGCATGTAAGTGCAAAAGACAAAGGCACTGGCAAAGAACAGAAAATCCGTATTGAAGCGGGTAGCGGTTTGAGCAAGGAAGAAATTGAGAAAATGAAAGCCGAAGCAAAAGCCAATGAAGCATCTGATAAATCGGCACGTGAAAAAGTAGAAAAACTGAACCAGGCCGACAGCCTGATCTTCCAAACTGAGAAGCAATTCAAAGAGTTTGGTGATAAGATCCCGGCCGATAAGAAAGCACCTATCGAAGCAGCTTTAACCAAGCTGAAAGAAGCGCATAAGAGCCAGGATGTAGAAGCTGTAGATGCGGCTATGACAGAGATGAACAATGCATGGACTGCAGCGAGTGAAGAAATTTACAAAGCGCAGCAGGCTGCAGGTGGTGCACAAGCCGATGGAGGTGCACAAGCAAATGCTGGTGCTTCAAACTCTCAAGCTGGCGGCAACGACACTGTGGAAGATGCACAGTTTGAAGAAGTGAAATAATGTCTCTTTGAAATGATAAAAACTTTGCCCCGGGCTTAAGCCCGGGGCAAAGTTTTTTATTGGAGTAATGTATAGAAAGAACGGGTGGCGGTATCGCGCACAACGCCATCGGGTGTGGTGTAAATAAAATAAGCACCCAGATCTTTTTTACGCTCTACAAATTCCATGGCTTTTTTAAGCCCCATACCCATCAGCGCATTATCATAACCATCGGCTGTGATGCCATCTTTGGCCCATACGGTAACACTGATCAGGTCTGTTTGAAAAGAATAACCCGTATGCGGATCAATGAGGTGATTGATTTTCTTGGCGCCGCTTTCATAGAACTTACGGTAGTTACCAGAGGTAGTGAGCGCTCCATGCGTTAAATGAACGATCCTTTGGTAGGGAGCCTGTTCATACGGATCGTTACCCGGGGCTTCAATGCCTACCGACATTTTTTCACTACCTGGCTGCCTGCGGCCGCTGACTACCAGTTCCCCGCCAATTTCTGCCAGGAAGTTTTGAATGCCTTTCGATCTCAGGTAATTGGCCAGCACATCTGCAGTATAACCCTGGGCTATTCCGTTGAGGTCGATCTTCACGCAGGGCAGGCTCTTGTGCAGGTAATTATTTTTGAGTGATAGCTTGCCGGTGCCTACACATTTCAACAATGTGCTGATGCGTGCAGAATCGGGCAGGCTGTCCGGATGCTTCACACCAAATCCCCAGGCTTCTACAAGCGGCTGAACGGTAACGTCGAATAGTCCGTCTGTTTCCTTATAGATATCAAGAGATTTCGCAACAACGGTTTTCAGGTAATGATCGGTTGTAATACCCTCGGCCGACCGGTTGAAGCGGTTGATGCGGGAATAAGGTTTGTAAAGTGAAAGCGAACTATCGATACCATTGAGGATACTGTCGATAGCAACTTGACGAATGATAGCATGGGTATGATAGTAAGTGATATGATAGGTAGTACCCTGTGCATATCCCTCCAAATGAAATGCTTTTAGCGCAGGCTTTTGAATAAAAGAGACCTGCATTAAAAGCATTAAAAAAAGCAACAGACGATACATCTTAGAAATTATATTCCGGTTTCCATTGCTGTACGGTATTGGTGTAGATGGCTTCATTGGCCAGGTGCACACATACCGCTGTTCTGGCGCCGGTCATTACATTGGAAGCGGGACTTTGCTTTTGCACGATGGACTTATGAAAATCAACCATCGCATAATACGTACCATCTTTGGTTGGTTCAGTAAGAATGGGCATACCGCCGTCTTTGTTCCAGGTGATCTTGGTAGCACCTGTTACACCGTCTACGGTTTGTAATTCTTTGCGTGTCTGCGCTTCGGGATAGAACACGCCTTCATTGACCAGCAATGATACGGTGCCTTTGTTTCCTTTCAGTTTGAAAATATAACCTTCCCTCGCATTGGCACAGGTAGCGCCGAAATTACCGATCATACCTTCTTTGCCATAGCGCAGTACAGCCTGTACATTGTCGTAGGTTTCCCTTCCGTCTTTGTAAAAATCAATACCGCCGGTGCCCACAATAGTAGTAGGGTGGGTATTGAATGCCCAATTGATAAAATCGATCTGGTGTGATAATAATTCAGCTGGCAATCCACCTGAAAACTCTTTATACATGCGCCAGTTGATCTTTCTTTCGAGTGAAGGATCGGGTACGGGCCTGCGCCAATCCCAGTTACGGTCCCAGCGACAATCGATCTGCGTAACTTTACCCAGATAGCCTTTCTCGATCATTTCCTTCACCTTATAATACAGCGGTGTGTAGCGGTATTGGTGACCTATCTGTAATACCTGTTTTGGATAATTACCTGCAATGTTGATCAGGCTGGCTGCCTGGGGAATATTGTAGGTCATTGTTTTTTCCAGGTACACTTGCTTGCCTGCTTCCAATGCATCTTTGGCAAGGTTGAAATGCAGGCTCAAAGGCACCGCAATGATTACAGCTTCAACGTTTTTATCATCGAGCAACTGGTGATGATCTTTGTACTGCTTCACTGATTGTACAGATCCGGCGGGCAATACCTTTTCGGTTTCTTTCAACCTGAAATCCAGCACATCGCAAATGGCGACGATATTGAATTTCGTGGGCAGTTCTTTCAGGATCTGCATGATGCCTTTACCGCGGTCTCCACAACCGATCACACCAAGGTTGATGCGGTGGTCGGCATCCAGGGCAAAGGCTTTCATCATACTGTTGTGTAACAAAAGACCACCGGTAAGTACAGTGGTCTTTTTAATAAAACTTCTTCGGCTCATAACAATGACAAATCAAATTTTGGGTTCCCATCCTTTTTCATACTCTCTTCTCCAGAGTTTGGATGCTTTTGGATTGTCTAAGATATGGCCATTGTGCTGGTCGATATTCAAAGTATATCCCACCCGTTGAGCAATATTACCCAATTGTACCCATAAAGTACTCTTATAACCGGTTTCCACATCGGCATTGGGCAATTTATTATCGCGGATAGCATCAACAAAGTTTGCAAAATGCACCACGTCGAGGCCTTCACTTGGACTCAACGTATTACGTCCATCGATCTCGATGTTGGATTTTACTTCTTTGACAACTTTATTCTTTTTATCATA
Coding sequences within it:
- a CDS encoding FAD:protein FMN transferase, translating into MQVSFIQKPALKAFHLEGYAQGTTYHITYYHTHAIIRQVAIDSILNGIDSSLSLYKPYSRINRFNRSAEGITTDHYLKTVVAKSLDIYKETDGLFDVTVQPLVEAWGFGVKHPDSLPDSARISTLLKCVGTGKLSLKNNYLHKSLPCVKIDLNGIAQGYTADVLANYLRSKGIQNFLAEIGGELVVSGRRQPGSEKMSVGIEAPGNDPYEQAPYQRIVHLTHGALTTSGNYRKFYESGAKKINHLIDPHTGYSFQTDLISVTVWAKDGITADGYDNALMGMGLKKAMEFVERKKDLGAYFIYTTPDGVVRDTATRSFYTLLQ
- a CDS encoding Gfo/Idh/MocA family protein → MSRRSFIKKTTVLTGGLLLHNSMMKAFALDADHRINLGVIGCGDRGKGIMQILKELPTKFNIVAICDVLDFRLKETEKVLPAGSVQSVKQYKDHHQLLDDKNVEAVIIAVPLSLHFNLAKDALEAGKQVYLEKTMTYNIPQAASLINIAGNYPKQVLQIGHQYRYTPLYYKVKEMIEKGYLGKVTQIDCRWDRNWDWRRPVPDPSLERKINWRMYKEFSGGLPAELLSHQIDFINWAFNTHPTTIVGTGGIDFYKDGRETYDNVQAVLRYGKEGMIGNFGATCANAREGYIFKLKGNKGTVSLLVNEGVFYPEAQTRKELQTVDGVTGATKITWNKDGGMPILTEPTKDGTYYAMVDFHKSIVQKQSPASNVMTGARTAVCVHLANEAIYTNTVQQWKPEYNF
- the dnaK gene encoding molecular chaperone DnaK, which codes for MGKIIGIDLGTTNSCVAVMEGNEPVVIANDEGRRTTPSVVAFLKNGERKVGDPAKRQAITNPQHTITSVKRFMGRRHDEVTEEISHWSYKVAKGDNNTVRVAIEDRLYTPQEISAMILQKMKKTAEDYLGQEVTEAVITVPAYFNDAQRQATKEAGEIAGLNVRRIVNEPTAAALAYGLDKKHADQKIAVFDLGGGTFDISILELGDGVFEVKSTNGDTHLGGDDFDKVIMDWLADEFKSQEAIDLRKDPMALQRLKEAAEKAKIELSSSAETEINLPYITAVDGVPKHLVLKLSRAKFEQLADNLFARCLKPCEAALKDAGYSTSQIDEVILVGGSTRIPKVQEIVEKFFGKKPNKGVNPDEVVAVGAAIQGAVLTGEVKDVLLLDVTPLGLGIETMGSVMTVMIPSNTTIPTKKTEIFSTASDNQPGVQIHVLQGERPMANQNKSLGIFNLDGIPPAPRGVPQIEVTFDIDANGLLHVSAKDKGTGKEQKIRIEAGSGLSKEEIEKMKAEAKANEASDKSAREKVEKLNQADSLIFQTEKQFKEFGDKIPADKKAPIEAALTKLKEAHKSQDVEAVDAAMTEMNNAWTAASEEIYKAQQAAGGAQADGGAQANAGASNSQAGGNDTVEDAQFEEVK